The Wolbachia endosymbiont of Spodoptera picta genome segment CTCTGTTTTGCGTTGGCATTGTTGTTCAATATTCTTCTGCTGGAGGAAAGTGGGCTCCATTTGCAATTCACCAATTGGTCATATTCTCTTTCTTCCTTTTGCTTGCTATAGCTATATCATTTATAGAGCTAGATTTTTATTTGAAGCACGCTTATTTTTTTTACATAGCAGCAGTAATTGCGCTGTTAGCAGTAAATTTTTTTGGCTCGCATATAATGGGTGCAACGAGATGGATAAGAATTGGGTCAATTAGTTTACAACCATCAGAATTTGTAAAAGTGGGCTTAATACTTGCACTTGCTCGTTATTTTAATAAACAAAGTGTGTATAAAATGATGAAATTTCAAAGTTTATTTAAGCCACTTATAATTATTTTCTTACCTGTATTCCTTGTATTGAAGCAACCTAATTTAGGAACAGCTGTAATAATATTGTTTATAGGAGCATCAATTATATTCACAGCAATAATGGAAAGACCTCATTTAATAATTTTTGGAACGCTTGGCATTTTTGCAATACCAGCTATTTGGCCTTTTTTGCGCCCTTATCACAAGCAAAGGATATTATCATTTTTGGATTCATCAGTAGATCCACTTGGAATAGGTCATAATGCGCAGCAATCTCAAATAGCTATTGGTTCAGGAGGTTTGTTTGGTAAGGGGTTTGTTAATGGGAGTCAAACTCAACTTGGATTTTTGCCAGAGAAACGCACAGATTTTGCTTTTGCGGTACTTAGTGAGGAATGGGGGTTCTTAGGCAGCATGGCTTTGATTTTACTCTATACCACATTGCTTGCTATAATATTCTCCATTGCTTACAGGTCAAAAAATTACTTTTCTAAGTTAATATCTATCGGGGTTTTCGCCTTTTTTGGTGCTCATTTCTTTATAAACATTGGAATGACAACAGGCCTATTACCTATAATAGGTGACCCACTTCCATTTCTATCCTATGGTGGAAGCACAACTGCTGCGAGCTTAATATGTATAGGATTGCTACTTAGTTCCGTGACATCTACAAAGGACTTAAAGCTAAGTTTACGATTTCACCCATAGAAAGAGCTTAGACAACCATCACTCTGCTAATGGTTAACGTCTTATTCTTCAATGAGAGTCCCATTTTACGGTGCTTAAATCTATTCCCTCTTGTACCATTTCCAAAAGTGGGCTCATCTCTCTTAGCCGTCCAACATTTTTAGTAACAAGATCTGCTGCGTATAGAACTTCATCTTTAGTTGTAAATCGGCCAAGGCCAAATCTAATTGATGAATGCTCAAGATCGTGGCCATTGTTTAGTGATCTTATGACATAAGAAGGTTCAAGAGATGCGGATGTGCATGCAGAACCAGAGCTTACTGCTAAATCCTTGATTGCCATGATAAGAGACTCACCCTCAACATAAGGAAAACTTAAGTTAAGGTTACCTGGAATCCTATTTTCGTAGTCACCATTTAAAACAACATCAGGAAATGCCTCTTTTATTTTGTTGTACAAAATATCTCTCAACTCTTCTAATTTGCTTGCTTCTATTTCCATTTCTTCTTTAGCGATACGTGCCGCTTCACCAAAACCAACTGCAAGGGGAGTAGGAACTGTTCCAGAGCGCATGCCTCTCTCCTGTCCACCACCACTAATTAGTGGCGTCAACC includes the following:
- the rodA gene encoding rod shape-determining protein RodA, yielding MDKLKKIHLLLVMNVIALFCVGIVVQYSSAGGKWAPFAIHQLVIFSFFLLLAIAISFIELDFYLKHAYFFYIAAVIALLAVNFFGSHIMGATRWIRIGSISLQPSEFVKVGLILALARYFNKQSVYKMMKFQSLFKPLIIIFLPVFLVLKQPNLGTAVIILFIGASIIFTAIMERPHLIIFGTLGIFAIPAIWPFLRPYHKQRILSFLDSSVDPLGIGHNAQQSQIAIGSGGLFGKGFVNGSQTQLGFLPEKRTDFAFAVLSEEWGFLGSMALILLYTTLLAIIFSIAYRSKNYFSKLISIGVFAFFGAHFFINIGMTTGLLPIIGDPLPFLSYGGSTTAASLICIGLLLSSVTSTKDLKLSLRFHP